The window CAATATCCATGCGGCGATCCATGCAAAAGATTTCAAGTTCCCTCGCACCTCATGAATTGTGTCGAATGCCGAACCCATCGTGGAGGCAATGGATTCGGCAACATCCAAAAGAAAACGGCCAAATGAATTGGCATCATTTGGCCGTTAAAGGAGGAGAACAGATGAAAAAACTATTGGTTTGGCAATTTAGGATAATGCAAGCTGCTTGCCATTTGCGTGTCAAAACATCGCCTGTTCTTCTGTTCGCTATTATTTATCTATTGTTTCAATAGGTTATAAAATTTCAAACAGATACTTGCAAACCTTCCATCGGCCATGGCGCCCCACCTGTGTGAGGTCAGGGTTTAAAATTTTGAACTCAAAAGCGACTTGAAAATTTATAACATGTTATTTTTATTAAATATTGATAAAATTCGACAGCTGTTCATAATCTTGAACCCGGGGATCCTCGCATGGGCGTTCCAATACCTTACCTGTTGCTTTTTTTGCCTATTTTCCGTTCAAAGTTATGAACAAAACACCACATATGGGGTTCAAACGCGTCGTGTGTCTATCATATTGATTTGATGGTCATGCAACCGGGGCCTTGTCAAGCAGTCGTTTGATTTCACGCAGTAACTCGGCATTGGAGAATGGTTTGGTGATGTAAGCATCGATGCCCAGGTTCAGTCCTTTGGCGACATCCACATCCCTGTTTTTAGCGGTCAGGAAAATAACCTTGATATCGTTCCATTCAGGATGTTGCCGGATGACCTGAAAAATCTCGTAACCATCCAGATCCGGCAGCATGATATCCAGAATGATCAGGTCAGGCTTTTTTTGTGTGATGGCGTCAAAGGCATCCTTACCGCTCTGTGCCAAGGCCACATTGAAGTTGTTCTTCTCCAGCAGAAATTTAAGCGGTACCAGAATGCTGATCTCGTCATCGACGATCAAGATGGTAGATTGTGTCATGGCGCTATATCTTTTCAATCGGCATAAGGAACGATTAAGATACCACGATCCATCGGATTGCCCGATTGACTCTATGACCCAATTCAATTAAAGTCGACCATATGATTTTGAAAATATCAAAAATCTTTTTTGAAGACAATTCATATTTTTTCAAACCATTCATTCCCTGCCCGATCAACATGTGCGCCCGCGCCTTCTCATCGGGCTGCGTGAGCGACGCGGTTGCACAAGGGCTGGAAGGCACACCCCATGAAAAGCAGCAGGACCCGCGCCCAACGCTTTACCTACCTCTTTATTGTGGGGGTATTGGCATTCAACTATCCACTGCTCTCCCTGTTTGACGTGCCGCGCAGGGTCTTTGGCGTACCGTTGCTCTATGTCTATATTTTTGTGGTTTGGGCGCTGTTGATCGTCCTGGTGGGCGTTACGGCAAGGTCCCGTTCCAGCGGGATGTAGCCATCGGCAGCTTCGTTGGTTCTGCCATGTCAACCCAATCCGAATGACCATGCTGGCGACCGAAACCATACTCTTTGTTTCCATATGCTACATCGGCATGCTGTTCGCCATCGCCTACTACGGTGACAAACGGGCCGATGCGGGCCGCAGCATCATCAACAGCCCCTATGTCTACGCCCTTTCCATGGCGGTCTATTGCACGGCCTGGACCTTCTACGGCAGTGTCGGCCGGGCGGTGCATTCCGGCCCCGCCTTTCTCTCCATCTATATTGGACCGACCCTCATGGTCACACTCGGATGGCTGGTGCTGCGCAAGATCATGCGCATCAGCCGGGTTCATCGCATCACCTCCATTGCCGATTTCCTGGCATCGCGATATGGCAAAAGCATCCTGCTCGGCGGCGCGGTGACGATCATTGCCGTATTGGGCATCGTCCCCTACATCTCGTTGCAACTCAAGGCCATTTCCACCAGTTTTCAGGTGATGAGCAGTTTCCCCAGCGGCGATGTAGTAGTTCGGCGGATGCCCTTTTTCCAGGACACGGCCTTCTACGTCGCCATTTTGCTGGCGGCTTTCGCCGTCCTGTTCGGCACCCGCAAACCCGAAGCCACCGAACGACACGAAGGCCTGGTGGCGGCCATTGCCCTGGAGTCGATGATCAAACTGATCGCATTTCTGGCAGTGGGCCTCTTTGTCACCTATGGGTTGTTCGACGGTTTTGCCGATCTTTTTTCCCAGACCGCAACCCATGACCATCTGGTCGACCTGTTTACCTTCGAACGTCAGGGGGGCGACGCCTACATGGACTGGACGGTCTATGTCGTCCTGAGCATGTTGGCCATCGTTTTGCTGCCACGCCAATTCCAGATCACGGTCATCGAAAATGTAGAAGAAGATCATTTGCGAAAGGCCATCTGGCTCTTTCCGCTCTACATGCTGGCCATCAATCTGTTCGTGCTCCCCGTGGCCATGGCCGGCATGCTCCACTTTGCGGGCCAGCCCGTGGATGCCGACATCTTCGTGCTGAAGCTGCCCCTGGTCAGCCAGCAAAAGGCCCTGACCCTGCTGGTCTTTATCGGCGGCATGTCCGCGGCCACCGGCATGGTGATCGTCGAAACCATCGCGCTTTCCACCATGATCTGCAATAACCTGGTCATGCCGCTGCTGCTCCATCTGCGATCGCTGAACCTGGCCAGCCGAACCGATCTGAGCACCTGGTTGATCGCCATCCGCCACGCGGCGATCATTCTGGTGATTTTGCTGGGCTACATCTACTTTCATCTGACCGCAGAGTTTTACACCCTTGTCTCCATCGGCCTGGTGTCGTTTGCCGCCGTTGCACAATTCGCACCTGCCCTGCTGGGCGGCATCTACTGGAAAGGCGGCACGCAAAAAGGCGCCCTCTGGTCCATGGCCGCCGGCTTCGTGATCTGGGGCTACACCCTGGTGCTGCCCTCACTGGCGGCCGCCGGGATCATCTCTCATTCCTTTATCGATCAAGGTCCCTGGGGTATTGCCTGGCTCAACCCATTTTCATTGTTCGGGCTGAAAGGGTTGGACCGGGTATCGCACGCCGTCGTATGGAGCCTCATGATCAATACCCTTACCTACGTGGGCGTATCGCTGTTCGACCGGCCTTCGGCCCTGGAACACACCCAGGCCACCATGTTCGTGGATGTGTTCCGTTTTTCCTCGGAAACCGAAGAAACATTAGTCTGGCGAGGCACAGCATTGATTCCGGATATCAAATCCTTGCTGGAGCGTTTTCTGGGCAAAGAGCGCACCGAAGAAGCACTGGCCTTGTATGCCCAGACCCGCAACATGGATTGGGGCCTCACCCTCAAGGCAGACCCCGGATTTGTCACCCATGCGGAAAAAATATTGGCCGGCGCCATCGGATCTGCCTCGGCGCGCGTCATGGTCTCCTCGGTGGTCAAGGAGGAGCCGCTGGGCGTCCAGGAAGTCATGGACATCCTGGATGAAACCCGCCAGGTCATCATCTACAGCCGGGAACTGGAAAAAGTGACGGCCGGACTGAAAGCGGCCAACGAACGGCTCAAGGAGCTGGACCGGCTCAAGGATGATTTCATCTCCACGGTATCGCATGAGCTAAGAACCCCGTTAACCTCTATCCGGTCCATTGCCGAAATCCTGCGGGACTACCCCGAAACCAACCCGATGGAGCAGAAAGAGTTCCTGGAGATCATGATCAACGAGATCCATCGCCTCTCCCGGCTGATCAACCAGGTACTCGATTTCCAGAAAATCGAATCGGGCAAGCTTCAATGGCAGGCCGCACCCGTGGATCTGATCCAGGTGATTGACGCGGCCGTGGGCGCCACCCGCCAATTGATCAATGAAAAGCGAATTCGCCTCCATCTGCAATTGCCACCCGCCGTGCCCAGCCTCTCCGGAGATCGGGATCAATTGATCCAGGCCATGGTCAACCTGATCTCCAACGCCGTGAAATTCTGCCCGGCGCAGGACGGAACCATCGCCATCCGCCTGACCCACGACCGCCATCAACTTCACGTGAGTGTCAAAGACAACGGCATCGGCATCCGTCCCGAAGATCAACACGCGGTCTTTGAACAGTTCCGTCAAATCACCCCATCCACGGATCGCGGCCGGCCTCAGGGCAGCGGCCTCGGCCTGGCCATCACCAAACGCATCATCGAGTATCACAAAGGGCGCATCTGGGTGGAGAGCAGACTGGGGCAAGGCGCCACCTTTCATTTTGAACTCCCGGTATTGCCGCCCATCGAGAAACTGCAAACCGGATAGACACCATTCTATTTTATAAAAGAGAAAAGAGTCGACCATGGATCGCAAATTATCTTCCCTGCTGCTCGTCATTCTGATTTGCTCGGCCTGTGCCGCCGGGCCTGCGCCGCAGCGTGTTTCCGAACAGACCCGCAACAGCATCTATTATCTCAATCAGGGAACGGAGTTGTTTGCCAGGGGGTGCTACCTCCGGGCCATGGATTACTTCCTGGATGCCCATCAACTCTTTTCGGCGGCCGATGACCGTGCGGGCGTCATCCAGGCCCTCAACAGCATCGGCGACACCTACTTCCGTCTGGATGACATGGAGAGCGCCTTGCGGGTGTATGGGGATGCCATCGACCTTTCCCAGGCTGACACCCATCACCCCGGCCTGGCCCGGGCATTGAGCAACCAGGCGGCCGCGTTGATGAATCTGAATCGCGGACGAGAGGCCCGTTTGGCTTTAGACCGGGCCGCAGACCTGAAAAAAACAAACGGGGAACAGGCGCTTTACCTGAAAACCCTGGCGCTGGGGTGCATTCATGAGGGGCAGCACGATCGGGCACGGGATTATCTCGAAGCGGCATTGGAGGCATCTGGCTCCGGTGGAGAAGATATTCTCAGCAGCATCTATTTTGCGATGGGTCACCTGTTCATGCAAAACAATCAACCGGACCAGGCCAGATCGCGATTCGATCAGGCGCTGGCCCTGGATCGAGCAAAGCATGTTCCCCACGATATCGCCCGGGATCTGGAGGCCATCGGCATGACCTATGCCGCGGTCGACCAGCACCTCCGGGCAATAGACTTTTTTAAGCGCAGCGCAAAGATCTATGCCCTTTTGAAAGATACGCGACGAGCGCAAACGGTGGTCTCGCATCTTGAAAAAAGCGCCCGCCTGGCCGATGCCGATGTCGAAACCAGCCTGTTCTGGATTCACACCTGGCTGTCGGACAAAACGGGCAGTGCGATTTGCGACTGACGTTGCGGTTTGTTCCCGCCTAACCATCGGCTATTCTAACTGAATGCTACCCATTAAACCCGGCTGCCTCACCCTTATCCAGGTGAACCGCTGAAACTGGTCCGGGCTTCCACTTTTACGCCCGGACCAGTTTTTAATTTGATCCCGATGGATTACTTGACGCGCTGCTTCAGGCAAAACAATCCTCGGTCACTGCTGTTGAGATAGATATCGCCGTTCGGGGTGACGAACATGGACAAGGGAAACTCCACGACCGGGTAACTGCCGACCGTCGCATACTTCACCGGCAAATGGGCGGCCACCATCGACAGGGCCCGGGTCTTGGGATCCACACGGAGCAACTTTTGGCCTGCACCGTCCAGAACGAGCAGATTGCCTTGTCCGTCATGGGCAATGGCGCCCGGCTTGCCCACCTCGGAGGCCAGGAACACCTCCTTGCGACCCGATTTTAAATCGATGGCGCTGACGCGCCCGGCTTTACTCTCGGCCACATAGAGCGTGTCGCCCACCATTGCCAGGGCCAGCGGCCCCTCCAAGCCTTCGGCCAATACGGATTTGGAACCATCCGTCAGGCTGACGGTAGTGATCTGGCCGGCCCCATATTCGGCCACAAAGAGCTGCGGGGCCTTGGGATTCATTAAGGCGGCAGCAGGTCGGTTCAAGCCACCGGCCACGGGTTTGAACTCACCGTTGATCGGGTTGCCCATAGCCACCACGCCATGAATACAGTCGGTCCAGAAAAGCTGGTCGCCCGGCCCATCGGCCAGGCTCAGGGTCAACGGCATGCCATGGGATGCCCAGGCATTGAGTTTGGTTGGCTCATACTGTCCATCGGCCACCTTACGAATCATTATGGCATCGGCCACCCACACGGCACCCTCCTTGACCACGACCCCGAGGGTCTGGTTGGGCCCGTTGGGAAACAGCTGTTTGAATTGACCGCTGCCATCGGTAGAGACCTCATAGATGGTGGCGTTCCAGTAACTGGTCACGAAAAGACGGCCCTGGGGGGTGATCGCCACGTTGTCCAGGCCTGGCGGCAATTGGGCCAGCTTTTCCCGTCGACTGCCGTCGAGGCTCACCCGGTAGACAATGCCGGTGGCCAATTCCGGCATGTAGATCATCTTGTCGGCACCTATGGTCAGGGCAATGGGGGTGACGAATTTTTCGGCAATAGTGCTGATCGCCCCGGTGTCCGGGTGTATTCGCAGAATTTTGCCGGTACCCATGTCCGGAATCACCAGATCGTTGGTATCGGGATCGAATCCAAACCCTTCGGGCACCGGAATCACATCCTTATCGATCAACAGGCGCGCAGGTTTCCGGCCCGTGGGATCGACCTCGTATACCCGGTTGCCTTGAAAACACTCGGTGACGAACAGCCGGCCGTTGTTGGGATTGTATTCGATGCCGTTGGGCGCCGCCATGCCGTCAGCGATGATCG is drawn from Desulfatitalea tepidiphila and contains these coding sequences:
- a CDS encoding response regulator transcription factor — translated: MTQSTILIVDDEISILVPLKFLLEKNNFNVALAQSGKDAFDAITQKKPDLIILDIMLPDLDGYEIFQVIRQHPEWNDIKVIFLTAKNRDVDVAKGLNLGIDAYITKPFSNAELLREIKRLLDKAPVA
- a CDS encoding sensor histidine kinase, which gives rise to MLATETILFVSICYIGMLFAIAYYGDKRADAGRSIINSPYVYALSMAVYCTAWTFYGSVGRAVHSGPAFLSIYIGPTLMVTLGWLVLRKIMRISRVHRITSIADFLASRYGKSILLGGAVTIIAVLGIVPYISLQLKAISTSFQVMSSFPSGDVVVRRMPFFQDTAFYVAILLAAFAVLFGTRKPEATERHEGLVAAIALESMIKLIAFLAVGLFVTYGLFDGFADLFSQTATHDHLVDLFTFERQGGDAYMDWTVYVVLSMLAIVLLPRQFQITVIENVEEDHLRKAIWLFPLYMLAINLFVLPVAMAGMLHFAGQPVDADIFVLKLPLVSQQKALTLLVFIGGMSAATGMVIVETIALSTMICNNLVMPLLLHLRSLNLASRTDLSTWLIAIRHAAIILVILLGYIYFHLTAEFYTLVSIGLVSFAAVAQFAPALLGGIYWKGGTQKGALWSMAAGFVIWGYTLVLPSLAAAGIISHSFIDQGPWGIAWLNPFSLFGLKGLDRVSHAVVWSLMINTLTYVGVSLFDRPSALEHTQATMFVDVFRFSSETEETLVWRGTALIPDIKSLLERFLGKERTEEALALYAQTRNMDWGLTLKADPGFVTHAEKILAGAIGSASARVMVSSVVKEEPLGVQEVMDILDETRQVIIYSRELEKVTAGLKAANERLKELDRLKDDFISTVSHELRTPLTSIRSIAEILRDYPETNPMEQKEFLEIMINEIHRLSRLINQVLDFQKIESGKLQWQAAPVDLIQVIDAAVGATRQLINEKRIRLHLQLPPAVPSLSGDRDQLIQAMVNLISNAVKFCPAQDGTIAIRLTHDRHQLHVSVKDNGIGIRPEDQHAVFEQFRQITPSTDRGRPQGSGLGLAITKRIIEYHKGRIWVESRLGQGATFHFELPVLPPIEKLQTG
- a CDS encoding Vgb family protein, which translates into the protein MKKMRWVTIAMVPVVLALSACTTLKATGRQASATLDKHYQLESLAPDSPFPGVNGATIGSDGHLYVTHTGNGTVTRIDLSTLEPSTFVPPSGAVFIPDDIAADDKGNLYVTGTTPLVGEVYRIDRFGAKTIIADGMAAPNGIEYNPNNGRLFVTECFQGNRVYEVDPTGRKPARLLIDKDVIPVPEGFGFDPDTNDLVIPDMGTGKILRIHPDTGAISTIAEKFVTPIALTIGADKMIYMPELATGIVYRVSLDGSRREKLAQLPPGLDNVAITPQGRLFVTSYWNATIYEVSTDGSGQFKQLFPNGPNQTLGVVVKEGAVWVADAIMIRKVADGQYEPTKLNAWASHGMPLTLSLADGPGDQLFWTDCIHGVVAMGNPINGEFKPVAGGLNRPAAALMNPKAPQLFVAEYGAGQITTVSLTDGSKSVLAEGLEGPLALAMVGDTLYVAESKAGRVSAIDLKSGRKEVFLASEVGKPGAIAHDGQGNLLVLDGAGQKLLRVDPKTRALSMVAAHLPVKYATVGSYPVVEFPLSMFVTPNGDIYLNSSDRGLFCLKQRVK
- a CDS encoding tetratricopeptide repeat protein — translated: MDRKLSSLLLVILICSACAAGPAPQRVSEQTRNSIYYLNQGTELFARGCYLRAMDYFLDAHQLFSAADDRAGVIQALNSIGDTYFRLDDMESALRVYGDAIDLSQADTHHPGLARALSNQAAALMNLNRGREARLALDRAADLKKTNGEQALYLKTLALGCIHEGQHDRARDYLEAALEASGSGGEDILSSIYFAMGHLFMQNNQPDQARSRFDQALALDRAKHVPHDIARDLEAIGMTYAAVDQHLRAIDFFKRSAKIYALLKDTRRAQTVVSHLEKSARLADADVETSLFWIHTWLSDKTGSAICD